A portion of the Chloroflexota bacterium genome contains these proteins:
- the tmk gene encoding dTMP kinase, with translation MVVTGDARPPGRLIAVEGLDGSGKSTQIYLLRRWLELQGLKVFFTEWNSSQMVRRATRRGKKKQLLTPITFSLIHSTDFADRYERQILPLLKAGFIVLADRYIYTAMARDVARGCSPTWVQNLYSFALQPDITFFFHVPLDVAVHRILSSRTKLKYHEAGMDLGLSPDPVESFKLFQDRVQAQYLSMVEKFDFTVIDAARPIEEQQEEVRQVVEEKIDLARFRWRTRR, from the coding sequence ATGGTTGTGACGGGAGATGCTAGGCCGCCCGGCCGGCTGATCGCCGTGGAGGGCCTGGACGGCAGCGGGAAGTCAACGCAGATCTATCTGTTGCGGCGTTGGCTGGAACTGCAAGGGTTGAAGGTGTTCTTCACCGAGTGGAACTCCTCGCAGATGGTGCGTCGTGCGACGCGACGTGGTAAGAAGAAGCAATTGCTGACCCCCATCACGTTTTCCCTCATCCACAGCACCGACTTCGCCGATCGATACGAACGCCAGATCCTGCCGTTGCTGAAGGCGGGGTTCATCGTTCTGGCCGATCGATATATTTACACCGCCATGGCTCGGGATGTGGCGCGGGGGTGTTCCCCGACATGGGTGCAGAACCTGTACAGCTTCGCCTTGCAGCCGGATATCACCTTCTTCTTCCATGTGCCGCTGGATGTGGCCGTGCACCGCATCCTGAGCAGTCGCACGAAGCTGAAATATCACGAGGCGGGTATGGACCTGGGGCTTTCCCCGGATCCGGTGGAGAGCTTTAAGCTCTTCCAGGACCGGGTGCAGGCACAGTACCTGAGCATGGTGGAGAAGTTCGACTTCACGGTGATCGATGCGGCCCGGCCCATCGAGGAACAGCAGGAGGAAGTGCGGCAGGTGGTGGAGGAGAAGATCGATTTGGCCCGCTTCCGGTGGAGGACGCGCCGATGA
- the aspS gene encoding aspartate--tRNA ligase, with protein sequence MLKTHKCGELRTHHIGQQVTLAGWVHRRRDHGGLIFLDLRDRWGIVQVVCDAALSAEAHRTADTVRNEYVIQVVGQVRARPEGLINPALPTGEIEVAASAVTILNPSRTPPFYINEDQPVDEALRLRYRYLDLRRPRMQRNLELRDKVVTYIRDYLHARDFLEVETPILIKSTPEGARDYIVPSRVHPGCFYALPQSPQQLKQLLMVAGIERYFQIARCFRDEDLRADRQPEFTQLDLEMSFVDRDDILDLIEGLFIGMVEALEPETGKHLKYKPFPRLTYEEAMARYGTDKPDLRFGMEIVELTDLLSDSQFRVFSSTAAGGGRIRGIRAPGCGSYSRRELDELTAFAQQHGAKGLVWLIRTDEGLRSPIAKFLTPEETAGVIERLELEPGDLGLVVADQPDVVAQALGHLRLEMGRRLDLMDPDELAFVWVVDFPLYEWDEDERRWTAMHHPFTAALDEDWKYLQPGPDYDPGKAKAKAYDIVCNGWEVGGGSIRIHRRDQQALMFDVLGITPEEAQAQFGHMLEAFEYGAPPHGGIAPGIDRLVAILAGEHNIREVIAFPKTAQATDLMTGAPSPVSQRQLDELHICLKLDE encoded by the coding sequence CGGCGGAGGCGCATCGGACGGCGGATACCGTGCGCAATGAGTACGTCATTCAGGTGGTCGGACAGGTGCGCGCCCGGCCGGAGGGGTTGATCAATCCGGCGCTGCCCACCGGCGAGATCGAGGTGGCCGCCTCAGCAGTGACCATCCTGAATCCATCCCGCACGCCTCCGTTCTATATTAACGAGGATCAGCCCGTGGACGAGGCGCTGCGTCTGCGCTACCGATATCTGGATCTGCGGCGGCCGCGCATGCAGCGCAACCTGGAGCTGCGAGATAAGGTGGTCACATATATCCGGGACTATCTGCACGCTCGGGATTTCCTGGAGGTGGAGACTCCGATCCTGATCAAGAGCACGCCGGAGGGTGCACGGGACTACATCGTGCCCAGCCGTGTCCATCCCGGCTGCTTCTACGCGCTGCCGCAGTCGCCGCAGCAGCTCAAGCAGCTCCTGATGGTGGCGGGCATCGAGCGGTACTTCCAGATCGCCCGCTGCTTCCGGGACGAGGACCTGCGCGCCGATCGCCAGCCGGAGTTCACCCAGTTGGACCTGGAGATGTCGTTCGTGGATCGGGATGATATACTCGACCTGATCGAGGGGTTGTTCATCGGCATGGTGGAGGCGCTGGAGCCGGAGACGGGGAAGCACTTGAAGTATAAGCCGTTCCCCCGGCTGACCTACGAGGAGGCGATGGCCCGCTATGGCACGGATAAGCCGGATTTGCGTTTCGGCATGGAGATCGTGGAGCTGACCGACCTGCTATCCGACAGCCAGTTCCGGGTCTTCTCCTCGACGGCGGCCGGCGGGGGACGGATCCGGGGCATCCGGGCGCCCGGCTGTGGGAGCTATTCCCGACGGGAGCTGGACGAGCTGACCGCCTTCGCCCAGCAGCATGGCGCCAAGGGGCTCGTCTGGTTGATCCGCACGGACGAGGGGCTGCGCTCTCCCATCGCCAAGTTCCTGACGCCAGAGGAGACGGCCGGGGTTATCGAGCGGTTGGAGTTGGAGCCGGGCGATCTCGGGCTGGTGGTCGCCGATCAGCCGGACGTTGTGGCTCAGGCGCTGGGGCATCTCCGGTTGGAGATGGGGCGCCGGTTGGACCTGATGGATCCGGATGAGCTGGCGTTCGTATGGGTCGTGGACTTCCCGCTGTATGAGTGGGATGAGGACGAGAGGCGCTGGACCGCCATGCATCATCCGTTTACGGCCGCTTTGGACGAGGATTGGAAGTATCTGCAGCCGGGGCCGGACTACGACCCGGGCAAGGCCAAGGCGAAGGCCTACGACATCGTGTGCAACGGTTGGGAGGTGGGCGGCGGCAGCATCCGAATCCACCGCCGTGACCAGCAGGCGCTGATGTTCGACGTGCTGGGGATCACGCCGGAGGAGGCCCAGGCGCAGTTCGGCCATATGCTGGAGGCGTTCGAGTACGGCGCGCCCCCTCATGGCGGGATCGCCCCTGGCATCGATCGGCTGGTGGCCATCCTGGCGGGCGAGCACAACATCCGGGAGGTCATCGCCTTCCCCAAGACGGCCCAGGCTACAGACCTGATGACCGGGGCGCCCTCGCCGGTGTCCCAGCGCCAGCTGGATGAGTTGCATATCTGCCTGAAGCTGGACGAGTAA
- a CDS encoding MBL fold metallo-hydrolase, translating into MKVTFLGTGAAEGIPSFGCDCPRCEAAREPGDKNRRRRSSLLVSGAEHKLLVDTPPEISNMLDHGDFSDISAILLSHEHYDHVGGLMEFEYWCNRVLHAFAGYDVLPQIRLTPRLSTMILLSEFESHAPIVFGSLQVIPFKVMHHVPCYGFLFEEDGKRIVYYSDSNDLLSEFHLRLLAQADVAIFHTPDFEQTEHHISVLGLEDLLRSYPTRQAVITHISHHNRKHEELVAELSRYNILVAYDGMEIEV; encoded by the coding sequence ATGAAGGTGACCTTCCTGGGCACAGGTGCAGCGGAGGGGATCCCCAGCTTCGGATGCGATTGCCCTCGATGCGAGGCAGCGCGCGAGCCGGGGGACAAGAACAGGCGGCGGCGCTCATCCCTGCTCGTGAGCGGGGCCGAGCACAAGCTGCTGGTGGACACGCCGCCGGAGATCAGCAACATGCTGGATCACGGGGACTTCTCGGACATCTCCGCCATCCTCCTCTCCCACGAGCACTACGACCACGTCGGCGGGCTGATGGAGTTCGAGTACTGGTGCAACCGGGTGCTCCATGCGTTCGCTGGATATGACGTGCTGCCGCAAATCCGGCTCACCCCCCGGCTATCGACGATGATCCTGCTCTCCGAGTTCGAGTCCCACGCCCCCATCGTCTTCGGATCCCTGCAGGTGATCCCGTTCAAGGTCATGCACCACGTGCCCTGCTATGGGTTTCTCTTCGAGGAGGACGGCAAGCGGATCGTCTACTACAGCGACAGCAACGACCTGCTCAGCGAGTTCCACCTTCGGCTGCTCGCCCAGGCCGATGTGGCCATCTTCCACACCCCCGACTTCGAGCAGACGGAGCACCACATCAGCGTCCTGGGCCTGGAGGATCTCCTGCGATCCTACCCAACCCGCCAGGCGGTGATCACGCACATCAGCCACCACAACCGGAAACACGAGGAGCTGGTCGCGGAGCTGAGCAGATACAACATCCTGGTGGCTTACGACGGGATGGAGATAGAGGTGTAG
- a CDS encoding thymidylate kinase: protein MNAFYGEGIPGVTPESLIGKLIVIEGADGSGRSTQIALLTEVLERRGHAVVNNVGLSRSTLISRELEEAKQGNVLSPTTRSLFYATDFADQLENRIIPALKAGFIVLADRYIYTLMARDLVRGADMQWLEGVYGIALVPDAVFFLQVSPRNLVERNFQKAGTLDYWEAGMDLGLSRDIFESFIKYQRMLRVAFRRLQERYGFEVINGNRSIRAISRDLQTRVLALLGEA, encoded by the coding sequence ATGAACGCGTTTTACGGTGAGGGGATCCCCGGCGTCACGCCGGAGAGCTTGATCGGGAAGTTGATCGTGATCGAAGGGGCGGATGGCAGCGGGCGTTCCACGCAGATCGCGTTGCTGACCGAGGTGTTGGAGCGACGCGGCCACGCGGTGGTGAACAACGTCGGGCTCAGCCGGTCAACGCTGATCAGCCGAGAGCTGGAGGAGGCGAAGCAGGGGAATGTGCTCAGCCCGACCACGCGTAGCCTCTTCTATGCCACCGACTTCGCCGACCAGTTGGAAAATCGCATCATCCCGGCCCTCAAGGCCGGCTTCATCGTGCTGGCCGACCGATACATCTACACGCTGATGGCGCGTGACCTGGTACGGGGGGCGGATATGCAATGGCTGGAGGGGGTGTACGGCATCGCCCTGGTGCCGGATGCCGTCTTCTTCCTTCAGGTGAGCCCTCGCAATCTGGTGGAGCGGAACTTCCAGAAGGCGGGTACGCTGGACTATTGGGAGGCGGGGATGGACCTCGGGCTGTCCCGTGACATCTTCGAGTCCTTCATCAAGTATCAACGGATGTTGCGGGTCGCGTTCCGGCGGCTGCAGGAGCGCTATGGCTTCGAGGTGATCAACGGCAATCGGTCCATTCGAGCTATCTCCCGGGATCTTCAGACGCGGGTATTGGCCCTGCTAGGAGAGGCGTAG
- a CDS encoding ROK family protein has protein sequence MPWRSRRRHGNRRSGDASLRFRGQEGSVTANRSSSEARHVVGVDLGGTKILAAVVDAEGKILSRAKVRTQAHRQAEAVIARIADAARTAVKEAGLTLQDIGAVGIAAPGVLDAEAGVVRFAPNLRWRDVPLAAALRQRLAVYLENDVNMGTLAEHALGAGRGARDVVGIFVGTGIGGGIIINGHLHRGRNGSAGEVGHMVIRIGGPRCGCGRRGCLEALASRTAIVRDLREAIESGEKSILPDLAKGDLSRITSGVLAKAVARGDKLTISVLKRAMKSLGIGVANIVNLLGPEVIILGGGVIEALDDKWLDRVRKVAQKYAMPNAMEGVKIVRAQLGDDAVVLGAAVLARQMMVEAPPRRLAVIDIGTNSVQLLAAALRDGRIEQVIKDEERITLLGEGVGQSGRLAPAAIERTLAAISEFALESSRDGIERLVAFTSSAVRAAENGAEFVARVQEMTGVEVRSLTGDQEAELTFRGIVEDEMLAGRQLMAVDVGGGSMEVVLGGPEGIDARLGLDLGGARLTERFLASDPVSEEELAQLRSFVRDVLSAVLNPASVEGRTVVATGGTARTLAAIDLVETGGSVGEVHGYVLSAPRVNTLLDQLARMPRAERRRVPGLPSARADVIVAGAAIFATLMEVLEVEQMVISSRGLRYGALMALAQE, from the coding sequence ATGCCCTGGCGGAGCAGGCGGCGTCATGGGAATAGGAGATCCGGGGATGCTTCTCTGCGCTTTCGGGGGCAGGAGGGGAGTGTGACAGCAAATCGATCGAGTTCGGAGGCCCGCCACGTGGTCGGGGTGGACCTGGGCGGGACCAAGATCCTGGCGGCTGTGGTGGATGCGGAGGGGAAGATCCTCTCCCGAGCCAAGGTGCGCACCCAGGCGCATCGCCAGGCGGAGGCGGTCATCGCTCGTATCGCCGATGCGGCCCGGACGGCTGTGAAGGAGGCCGGGCTGACCTTGCAGGACATCGGCGCTGTGGGGATCGCCGCGCCGGGCGTTTTGGATGCCGAGGCGGGCGTGGTGCGCTTCGCCCCGAATCTGCGTTGGCGGGATGTGCCGCTGGCCGCTGCCTTGCGGCAACGGCTTGCCGTGTACCTGGAGAACGATGTGAACATGGGCACGTTGGCAGAGCACGCGTTGGGGGCGGGCCGCGGCGCCCGGGATGTGGTGGGCATCTTCGTCGGCACCGGCATCGGCGGCGGGATCATCATCAATGGACACCTGCATCGCGGTCGCAATGGCAGCGCGGGCGAGGTGGGACATATGGTGATCCGGATCGGCGGCCCCCGCTGTGGCTGCGGGCGCCGTGGCTGTCTGGAGGCCCTGGCCAGCCGCACGGCTATCGTCCGTGATCTGAGGGAGGCCATTGAAAGCGGGGAGAAGAGCATATTGCCCGACCTCGCCAAGGGCGACCTGAGCCGCATCACCAGCGGCGTGCTGGCGAAGGCGGTGGCTCGCGGGGACAAGCTGACCATCTCCGTGTTGAAGCGGGCGATGAAGAGCCTGGGCATCGGCGTGGCCAATATCGTCAACCTGCTGGGGCCGGAGGTGATCATCCTGGGCGGCGGCGTGATCGAGGCTCTGGACGATAAGTGGTTGGATCGTGTGCGCAAGGTGGCGCAGAAGTACGCTATGCCCAACGCCATGGAGGGGGTCAAGATCGTGCGCGCCCAGCTGGGCGACGATGCCGTGGTGTTGGGAGCGGCCGTGCTGGCCCGGCAGATGATGGTCGAAGCCCCGCCCCGGCGGCTGGCCGTGATCGACATCGGCACCAACTCCGTGCAGCTTTTGGCGGCCGCGCTCCGGGATGGCCGGATCGAGCAGGTGATCAAGGACGAGGAGCGCATTACCCTGTTGGGAGAGGGGGTAGGGCAGTCCGGCCGACTGGCCCCGGCGGCCATCGAGCGCACTCTGGCCGCGATCTCGGAGTTCGCTTTGGAGTCCTCCCGAGATGGGATCGAGCGCCTGGTGGCCTTTACCAGCAGCGCCGTGCGTGCGGCGGAGAACGGAGCTGAGTTCGTCGCTCGCGTCCAGGAGATGACGGGCGTGGAGGTGCGCTCGCTCACCGGAGATCAGGAGGCCGAGCTGACGTTCCGGGGCATTGTCGAGGATGAGATGCTGGCGGGGCGCCAGCTTATGGCCGTAGACGTCGGCGGCGGGAGCATGGAGGTGGTGCTGGGCGGCCCGGAGGGGATCGACGCCCGTTTGGGCCTGGACCTGGGCGGCGCCCGGCTGACCGAGCGTTTCCTGGCCTCCGACCCGGTTTCGGAGGAGGAGCTTGCCCAGCTGCGCTCCTTCGTGCGTGATGTGCTCTCGGCGGTGCTTAACCCGGCCTCGGTGGAGGGACGCACCGTCGTCGCGACGGGGGGCACGGCCCGCACGCTGGCGGCCATCGACTTGGTGGAGACGGGTGGCTCGGTGGGCGAGGTCCACGGGTATGTGCTCTCCGCGCCGCGCGTGAACACCCTGTTGGATCAGCTGGCGCGCATGCCTCGGGCGGAGCGACGCCGGGTGCCGGGGTTGCCGTCCGCCCGTGCGGATGTCATCGTGGCCGGCGCCGCCATCTTCGCCACGCTGATGGAGGTGCTGGAGGTCGAACAGATGGTGATCAGCTCCCGCGGGCTGCGCTATGGGGCGTTGATGGCATTGGCGCAGGAGTGA
- the smc gene encoding chromosome segregation protein SMC — protein sequence MRLKRLTLQGFKTFASRTEFVFDSGITAIVGPNGSGKSNLADAVRWVLGEQSYRLLRARRTEDMIFAGTRQRARLGMAQVTLVLDNADGWLPVDFSEVSITRRAYRSGENEYRLNDSRVRLRDIQDLLGDSGLARRTYTVVGQGLVDQALALRPEERRSLFEEAAGIAVHQAKRDEALRRLEETQANLVRVQDILNEMAPRLRSLERQAQRAAEWRQVSADLEAALRVWYGYQWHRAVRRLEEAQEEAERAAASLAERQKALSAVEAHIVELRRRQTELRDRLGNWHQESSALHRQAEQVQRRLAVSGERYRLLGLRAEELTREVEGLRQRMEARSQQVQAAQEAVLQARAKAEEAARAAEEARRMAEAEEQERRLRRQELERAQAALVRVDAAIEETRRRIAELEERDRSAAQERAELAGKLARAEEEAARLEEDVKASEAALAECARRLSERREALEAARDAADRARREEQQASVALADARRRLDQLRTRLDLLDRLHEEGAGLYAGVRRVLQAARGSRRELSGVVGTVAELLHVPSELEVAIETALGGRLQDVVVERWDDAEAAIAYLKRVRGGRATFLPLDNLRPSRPVRAPRMPGVLGVAAELVSADPRLDAVVRLLLGRIIVVEDLPAARRVFARLETGAQVVTLEGDLVRPGGSVTGGSRTERRDGGMLARERERQTLPQQIKKAEQAVAEAQRRVERWQEAYQQAEADVRSLERAIGAISDERAALQRQLQEQQRALDRARQSLEWYRSLSAQAEQEIDRSGQRMAQLRKALTDLEADRAVRAQALAEAEASLQALADSEVAARAAAAQAAAATAEAELRSQEALLRSAREALAQVEAEWRAREQRLADLMAERQQLAAEVEGLERSVAALQAEIDRLAGQIEPAQAEADRLAAEQASEEEREALLRRLVRQDEDHHHRVQLALERARDEVERLRREIELVELEPGAGAVDQPPLPLHPLVESLPAVSALPEGLERDIRRLRTQLSRLGNVNPNAPAEYEEMLERHAFLSTQLADLKEAVATLEQAIAELDELMERDFRQTFEQVAKRFREHFTRLFGGGTARLELTDPDNVNETGVEIIARLPGKRAQSLALLSGGERALTAAALIFALLEVNPPPFCILDEVDAALDEANIHRFRETLKALSDRTQFIVITHNRGTVEVADTIYGISMGADGVSQVLSLSMKDIPEVA from the coding sequence ATGCGGCTTAAACGACTGACGCTGCAGGGCTTCAAAACCTTCGCCTCGCGCACGGAGTTCGTCTTCGATTCCGGCATCACGGCGATCGTGGGGCCGAATGGGAGCGGGAAATCCAATCTGGCCGACGCGGTGCGCTGGGTGCTGGGCGAGCAGTCGTATCGGCTGCTGCGCGCTCGCCGGACGGAGGACATGATCTTCGCCGGGACCCGGCAGAGGGCGCGTCTGGGGATGGCCCAGGTCACGCTGGTTTTGGACAACGCCGATGGCTGGCTGCCGGTGGACTTCTCCGAGGTCTCTATCACCCGGCGCGCCTATCGGTCGGGGGAGAACGAGTATCGGCTGAACGATAGCCGGGTCCGCCTTCGGGACATCCAGGACCTGCTGGGCGACTCCGGGCTGGCCCGGCGCACGTACACCGTGGTCGGCCAGGGGTTGGTCGATCAGGCGCTGGCGTTGCGGCCGGAGGAGCGCCGTTCGCTGTTCGAGGAGGCGGCCGGCATCGCGGTGCATCAGGCCAAGCGGGATGAGGCGTTGCGTCGCCTGGAGGAGACGCAGGCGAACCTCGTCCGGGTGCAGGACATCCTGAACGAGATGGCGCCACGGCTGCGATCGCTAGAGCGGCAGGCGCAGCGCGCCGCGGAGTGGCGCCAGGTGTCCGCCGACCTGGAGGCGGCGCTGCGGGTTTGGTACGGCTATCAGTGGCACCGGGCGGTGCGGCGGCTTGAGGAGGCCCAGGAGGAGGCGGAGCGGGCCGCTGCGTCCCTAGCCGAACGCCAGAAGGCCCTCTCGGCGGTCGAGGCGCACATCGTGGAGCTGCGTCGGCGGCAGACGGAGCTGCGTGACCGATTGGGGAATTGGCATCAGGAGAGCAGCGCACTGCATCGCCAGGCCGAGCAAGTGCAGCGTCGACTGGCCGTGAGCGGCGAGCGGTACCGTCTGCTGGGGTTGCGGGCGGAGGAGCTGACGCGGGAAGTGGAGGGGCTGCGTCAGCGCATGGAGGCGCGATCCCAGCAGGTTCAGGCGGCGCAGGAGGCCGTGCTGCAAGCGCGGGCGAAGGCGGAGGAGGCGGCACGGGCAGCCGAGGAGGCCCGGCGGATGGCGGAGGCCGAGGAGCAGGAACGTCGCCTCCGACGTCAGGAGCTAGAGCGGGCCCAGGCCGCCCTGGTGCGGGTGGATGCCGCCATTGAGGAGACGCGTCGCCGCATCGCCGAGTTAGAGGAACGGGACCGGAGCGCTGCTCAGGAGCGTGCGGAGCTGGCCGGGAAGCTGGCCCGGGCCGAGGAGGAGGCTGCTCGCCTGGAAGAGGACGTGAAGGCCTCCGAGGCTGCGTTGGCGGAGTGTGCCCGGCGGCTGTCGGAGCGGCGTGAGGCGCTGGAGGCCGCCCGGGACGCGGCAGACCGGGCGAGACGTGAGGAGCAGCAGGCCTCCGTTGCCCTGGCGGACGCCCGGCGCCGTCTGGATCAGCTTCGGACGCGTTTGGACCTGTTGGACCGGCTGCATGAGGAGGGGGCCGGGCTGTACGCCGGCGTGCGTCGCGTGCTTCAGGCCGCACGAGGCTCCCGTCGGGAGCTGTCCGGCGTCGTAGGCACGGTGGCCGAACTGCTGCACGTGCCCTCCGAGCTGGAGGTGGCGATCGAGACGGCCCTGGGAGGGCGTCTTCAGGATGTGGTGGTCGAGCGCTGGGATGACGCCGAGGCGGCGATCGCTTATCTGAAGCGGGTGCGGGGAGGGCGCGCGACATTTCTGCCGCTGGACAACTTGCGGCCGTCGCGTCCGGTTCGGGCGCCGCGCATGCCGGGTGTGCTGGGCGTGGCAGCGGAGCTGGTGTCGGCCGATCCCCGCCTGGATGCCGTGGTACGGCTGTTGTTGGGCCGCATCATCGTCGTGGAGGATCTCCCGGCCGCCAGGCGGGTGTTCGCCCGCCTGGAAACGGGAGCGCAGGTGGTCACCCTGGAGGGGGATCTCGTCCGGCCGGGTGGCAGCGTGACCGGCGGGAGTCGGACGGAGCGACGCGACGGCGGGATGCTGGCCCGAGAGCGCGAACGTCAGACGCTGCCCCAGCAGATTAAGAAGGCGGAGCAGGCGGTTGCGGAGGCTCAGCGGCGCGTCGAGCGCTGGCAGGAGGCGTATCAGCAGGCGGAGGCCGACGTCCGTTCCCTCGAGCGGGCCATCGGGGCGATCTCGGATGAACGGGCGGCGCTGCAGCGCCAGTTGCAGGAGCAACAGCGCGCGCTGGATCGGGCGCGTCAGTCGTTAGAGTGGTATCGGTCATTGTCCGCCCAGGCGGAGCAGGAGATCGATCGGTCTGGGCAGCGGATGGCGCAGCTCCGCAAAGCCCTGACCGACCTGGAGGCGGATCGGGCCGTTCGGGCGCAGGCGCTGGCGGAGGCGGAGGCATCCCTGCAGGCGTTGGCGGATAGCGAGGTGGCCGCTCGGGCGGCGGCGGCCCAGGCGGCGGCTGCGACGGCGGAGGCCGAATTGCGCTCCCAGGAGGCGCTGTTGCGGAGCGCCCGTGAGGCGTTGGCGCAGGTCGAGGCCGAATGGCGTGCACGGGAGCAGCGCCTGGCCGACCTGATGGCCGAACGTCAGCAGCTCGCCGCCGAGGTGGAGGGTCTGGAGCGCTCGGTGGCGGCGTTGCAGGCCGAGATCGATCGGCTGGCGGGGCAGATCGAGCCCGCTCAGGCGGAGGCGGATCGGCTGGCGGCCGAACAGGCGAGCGAGGAGGAGCGTGAGGCGCTCCTTCGCCGGCTGGTGCGTCAGGATGAGGATCACCACCACCGAGTGCAACTGGCCCTGGAGAGGGCCCGGGATGAGGTGGAGCGGTTGCGGCGGGAGATCGAGCTTGTGGAGTTGGAGCCCGGCGCGGGCGCTGTGGATCAGCCGCCCCTGCCGCTACATCCGCTGGTGGAATCCCTGCCGGCGGTCTCCGCGCTGCCGGAGGGGTTGGAGCGGGATATCCGGCGGTTGCGCACGCAGCTCAGCCGGTTGGGGAACGTGAACCCCAACGCCCCGGCGGAGTACGAGGAGATGTTGGAACGCCATGCGTTCCTCTCGACGCAGTTGGCCGACCTCAAGGAGGCGGTGGCGACGCTGGAGCAGGCGATCGCCGAGCTGGATGAGCTCATGGAACGCGACTTCCGGCAGACTTTTGAGCAGGTGGCGAAGCGGTTCCGCGAGCATTTCACCCGGCTGTTCGGCGGAGGCACGGCCCGGCTGGAGCTTACCGATCCGGACAACGTCAACGAGACGGGGGTTGAGATCATCGCCCGGCTTCCGGGGAAGCGGGCACAGTCCCTGGCGCTCCTGTCCGGTGGCGAGCGTGCGCTGACCGCTGCGGCATTGATCTTCGCGCTGCTGGAGGTGAACCCGCCTCCCTTCTGTATCCTGGATGAGGTGGATGCGGCCCTGGACGAGGCCAACATTCATCGCTTCCGGGAGACGCTCAAGGCGCTGTCCGATCGCACGCAGTTCATCGTCATCACGCACAATCGGGGGACGGTCGAGGTGGCGGACACGATCTACGGGATCTCCATGGGGGCCGATGGGGTCTCGCAGGTCCTGTCGTTGAGCATGAAGGACATCCCCGAGGTCGCGTGA